In the Treponema vincentii F0403 genome, GATGATTATGAGCTTTTAGGTTTTAATTATAAATCGGAATTACCTTGGCAGGCAGGTGAAGAATTTCAAAACTACTTTGATTCCATTATTCCGAATTATAATGAAATCCTATTAATTGCAAACAGTATAGGGGCATATTTTTCTATGCTGTCCTTATCGGAAAAACCAATCAAAAAAGCACTGTTTGTTTCTCCCATTGTCGATATGGAAAATATCATTTTACACATGATGAAACGGGCGAAGGTATCTGAAGAAGAACTTAGAATCAAGAAAGTCATCAACATTCCGTTTGGCGAACCTTTATCGTGGGAATATCTTTCTTTTGTTAGAAAAAATCCTATAGCATGGAACATTCCTACCGGCATTCTTTACGGTAAAAAAGACGATATGACTTCTTTAGAGACAATGACGAATTTTGCGAATAAAATACATGCGGACCTAACGGTTTTT is a window encoding:
- a CDS encoding alpha/beta hydrolase, whose translation is MKNAVVYIHGKGGSADKALYYKKFFNDDYELLGFNYKSELPWQAGEEFQNYFDSIIPNYNEILLIANSIGAYFSMLSLSEKPIKKALFVSPIVDMENIILHMMKRAKVSEEELRIKKVINIPFGEPLSWEYLSFVRKNPIAWNIPTGILYGKKDDMTSLETMTNFANKIHADLTVFDNGEHWFHTEEQMNFLDTWFRRFV